Proteins encoded together in one Osmerus eperlanus chromosome 20, fOsmEpe2.1, whole genome shotgun sequence window:
- the cpne4b gene encoding copine-4 isoform X1 produces MSNIYESAEATLGFISSPCLTKVELRVACRGISDRDALSKPDPCVVLKMQSHGQWFEVDRTEIIRSSINPVFSKVFLVDFYFEEVQRLRFELHDISSAHNGLRDTDFLGAMECTLGQIVSQRKLAKALLKQGNTSGKSSITVTAEEISGNDDYVELGFSARKLDDKDFFSKSDPFLEIFRINDDGTGSLVHRTETVMNNLSPMWKSFKVSLNTLCSGDHERELKCTVWDWDSNGKHDFIGEFQTTFKELRTDCEGKQMQWECINPKYQVKKKNYRNSGVVLLNHCKIIKMYSFLDYIMGGCQIQFTVAIDFTASNGDPKNSCSLHYIHPYQPNEYLKALVAVGEICQDYDSDKMFPAFGFGAQIPPDFKVSHDFAVNFDEDNPECAGIQGVVEAYQNCLPKIQLYGPTNIAPIIQKVASSASEEMHTKEAMEYFILLILTDGVITDMADTREAIVHASHLPMSVIIVGVGNADFTDMQMLDGDDGILRSPKGEPVLRDIVQFVPFKDFKHASPAALAKSVLAEVPNQVVDYYNAKGIKPKCMSDYESSRSFSP; encoded by the exons ATGAGTAACATCTACGAGTCAGCTGAGGCCACCCTGGGCTTCATcagctctccctgcctcaccaAGGTGGAGCTGCGGGTGGCGTGCAGGGGCATCTCTGACAGGGACGCCCTCTCCAAGCCTGACCCCTGTGTGGTCCTCAAAATGCAGTCCCATGGACAGTGGTTTGAG gTGGACCGTACAGAGATCATCAGGAGCAGCATCAACCCGGTGTTCTCCAAGGTGTTCCTCGTGGACTTCTACTTTGAGGAAGTGCAGCGCCTCCGCTTTGAACTGCACGACATTAGCTCCGCCCACAATGGCCTTCGCGACACAGACTTCCTGGGTGCCATGGAGTGCACATTAGGACAG ATCGTGTCTCAGAGGAAATTGGCCAAAGCTCTACTCAAGCAGGGAAATACCTCAGGCAAATCTTCCATTACG GTAACAGCAGAGGAGATATCTGGAAATGATGATTATGTGGAACTGGGCTTCAGCGCTCGCAAACTAGACGACAAG GATTTCTTTAGCAAATCAGATCCCTTTCTCGAGATCTTCAGAATAAATGATGATGGCACCGGGTCACTTGTTCACAGGACTGAG acagtcATGAACAACCTGAGTCCGATGTGGAAGTCCTTTAAGGTGTCTCTGAATACCCTCTGCAGTGGAGACCATGAGCGAGAGCTGAAG tGCACAGTATGGGACTGGGACTCTAATGGGAAGCACGACTTCATTGGAGAGTTTCAGACCACCTTTAAAGAGTTACGTACGGACTGTGAGGGCAAACAG atGCAATGGGAGTGTATAAATCCCAAATACCAGGTGAAGAAGAAGAACTACAGAAACTCCGGGGTCGTCCTCCTCAACCACTGCAAG ATCATCAAGATGTACTCTTTCCTGGATTACATCATGGGAGGCTGCCAGATACAGTTCACG gtcgCCATAGACTTCACAGCATCCAACGGTGACCCCAAGAACAGCTGTTCGCTCCATTACATTCACCCCTACCAGCCCAACGAGTATCTGAAGGCTCTGGTCGCTGTAGGAGAGATCTGCCAAGACTACGACAG tgACAAGATGTTTCCAGCCTTTGGGTTTGGTGCTCAGATACCTCCTGACTTCAAG GTGTCGCATGACTTTGCAGTGAACTTTGACGAGGACAACCCGGAGTGTGCAG gtaTTCAGGGCGTGGTAGAGGCCTACCAGAACTGTCTTCCTAAGATCCAGCTGTATGGTCCTACCAACATCGCTCCCATCATCCAGAAAGTGGCTTCCTCAGCCTCGGAGGAGATGCACACCAAGGAGgcaatg GAGTACTTCATCCTCCTTATTTTGACCGACGGTGTAATCACTGACATGGCCGACACGCGTGAGGCCATTGTGCACGCGTCCCACCTGCCCATGTCCGTCATCATCGTTGGCGTGGGCAACGCCGACTTCACAGACATGCAGATGCTGGACGGGGACGATGGGATCCTGCGCTCGCCCAAGGGAGAGCCCGTGCTGAGAGACATCGTCCAGTTCGTCCCTTTCAAGGACTTCAagcat GCATCCCCAGCAGCTTTGGCTAAGAGCGTGTTAGCCGAGGTTCCAAACCAGGTGGTGGATTACTACAACGCTAAAGGCATTAAACCCAAATGCATGTCTGACTATGAGTCTTCCAGATCTTTCAGTCCCTGA
- the mrpl3 gene encoding 39S ribosomal protein L3, mitochondrial, with the protein MAAWTCRFLIHRGASVVTLAVRQGKAGDSSFLALGCIRTVKTTTWWDEHLTEDNQSYMRKSLGEEFNKQTAAKLHPLKDEPWPRQEWTDGSRRVGLVAVKLGMAPVWTKSGERHVVTMLQVQDCHVLKHLTKEEYDGHTAALVVGGRNASPFYKTEENMEMFRIAGVPPKQKVTTFKVSDNAIIKPGTPLHAAHFRPGQYVDVTAKTIGKGFQGVMKRYGFKGQPASHGQTKTHRRPGASGPGGDPAKVFKGKKMPGMMGNIYDTATGLKVWRINTKHNVLYVHGSVPGHKNCLVKVRDTVLPPRMKFNLDPPFPTFFCDGDEELPEDLYADDMFIHTEPSVTLS; encoded by the exons ATGGCGGCGTGGACTTGTCGGTTTCTGATTCACAGAGGAGCAAGTGTTGTAACATTAGCGGTGCGACAGGGCAAAGCAGGCGACAG TTCCTTCCTGGCACTTGGCTGTATTCGGACCGTGAAGACCACTACCTGGTGGGATGAGCACCTCACAGAGGACAACCAGTCATATATGAGGAAAAGCCTCGGGGAGGAGTTTAACAAACAGACAGCTGCCAAGCTCCACCCCCTAAAGGATGAACCCTGGCCAAGACAAGAGTGGACTGACG GGAGCAGACGGGTGGGTTTGGTAGCAGTGAAGCTGGGGATGGCTCCTGTGTGGACCAAGTCAGGGGAGAGACACGTGGTGACCAtgctgcag GTGCAGGATTGCCATGTGCTGAAGCACCTGACCAAAGAGGAGTACGACGGCCACACTGCAGCCCTGGTGGTCGGAGGCCGAAATGCATCGCCTTTTTAC AAGACGGAGGAGAACATGGAGATGTTTAGGATAGCAGGAGTGCCTCCCAAACAGAAAGTGACAACGTTTAAAGTTTCTGACAACGCCATCATCAAACCAG GCACTCCTCTCCATGCAGCACACTTCCGCCCTGGTCAGTATGTTGATGTCACTGCAAAAAC GATCGGCAAGGGTTTCCAAGGTGTTATGAAACGTTACGGGTTCAAAGGTCAGCCAGCGTCTCACGGGCAAACCAAGACTCACCGAAGGCCCGGGGCTTCAGGACctggaggg gATCCAGCCAAAGTCTTCAAAGGAAAGAAGATGCCTGGCATGATGGGAAATATTTATGACACAGCCACTGGTTTAAAg gTATGGAGAATCAACACCAAACACAATGTCCTCTACGTACATGGTTCGGTTCCTGGCCACAAGAACTGCTTGGTGAAG gtgaGAGACACTGTCCTGCCCCCTCGGATGAAGTTTAACCTTGACCCTCCGTTCCCCACGTTCTTCTGCGACGGAGACGAGGAGCTTCCTGAAGACCTGTACGCCGACGACATGTTCATCCACACAGAACCCTCCGTCACGCTGTCATAA
- the cpne4b gene encoding copine-4 isoform X2, giving the protein MSNIYESAEATLGFISSPCLTKVELRVACRGISDRDALSKPDPCVVLKMQSHGQWFEVDRTEIIRSSINPVFSKVFLVDFYFEEVQRLRFELHDISSAHNGLRDTDFLGAMECTLGQIVSQRKLAKALLKQGNTSGKSSITVTAEEISGNDDYVELGFSARKLDDKDFFSKSDPFLEIFRINDDGTGSLVHRTETVMNNLSPMWKSFKVSLNTLCSGDHERELKCTVWDWDSNGKHDFIGEFQTTFKELRTDCEGKQMQWECINPKYQVKKKNYRNSGVVLLNHCKIIKMYSFLDYIMGGCQIQFTVAIDFTASNGDPKNSCSLHYIHPYQPNEYLKALVAVGEICQDYDSDKMFPAFGFGAQIPPDFKVSHDFAVNFDEDNPECAGIQGVVEAYQNCLPKIQLYGPTNIAPIIQKVASSASEEMHTKEAMEYFILLILTDGVITDMADTREAIVHASHLPMSVIIVGVGNADFTDMQMLDGDDGILRSPKGEPVLRDIVQFVPFKDFKHRGLEGQRFSVTGREEDNR; this is encoded by the exons ATGAGTAACATCTACGAGTCAGCTGAGGCCACCCTGGGCTTCATcagctctccctgcctcaccaAGGTGGAGCTGCGGGTGGCGTGCAGGGGCATCTCTGACAGGGACGCCCTCTCCAAGCCTGACCCCTGTGTGGTCCTCAAAATGCAGTCCCATGGACAGTGGTTTGAG gTGGACCGTACAGAGATCATCAGGAGCAGCATCAACCCGGTGTTCTCCAAGGTGTTCCTCGTGGACTTCTACTTTGAGGAAGTGCAGCGCCTCCGCTTTGAACTGCACGACATTAGCTCCGCCCACAATGGCCTTCGCGACACAGACTTCCTGGGTGCCATGGAGTGCACATTAGGACAG ATCGTGTCTCAGAGGAAATTGGCCAAAGCTCTACTCAAGCAGGGAAATACCTCAGGCAAATCTTCCATTACG GTAACAGCAGAGGAGATATCTGGAAATGATGATTATGTGGAACTGGGCTTCAGCGCTCGCAAACTAGACGACAAG GATTTCTTTAGCAAATCAGATCCCTTTCTCGAGATCTTCAGAATAAATGATGATGGCACCGGGTCACTTGTTCACAGGACTGAG acagtcATGAACAACCTGAGTCCGATGTGGAAGTCCTTTAAGGTGTCTCTGAATACCCTCTGCAGTGGAGACCATGAGCGAGAGCTGAAG tGCACAGTATGGGACTGGGACTCTAATGGGAAGCACGACTTCATTGGAGAGTTTCAGACCACCTTTAAAGAGTTACGTACGGACTGTGAGGGCAAACAG atGCAATGGGAGTGTATAAATCCCAAATACCAGGTGAAGAAGAAGAACTACAGAAACTCCGGGGTCGTCCTCCTCAACCACTGCAAG ATCATCAAGATGTACTCTTTCCTGGATTACATCATGGGAGGCTGCCAGATACAGTTCACG gtcgCCATAGACTTCACAGCATCCAACGGTGACCCCAAGAACAGCTGTTCGCTCCATTACATTCACCCCTACCAGCCCAACGAGTATCTGAAGGCTCTGGTCGCTGTAGGAGAGATCTGCCAAGACTACGACAG tgACAAGATGTTTCCAGCCTTTGGGTTTGGTGCTCAGATACCTCCTGACTTCAAG GTGTCGCATGACTTTGCAGTGAACTTTGACGAGGACAACCCGGAGTGTGCAG gtaTTCAGGGCGTGGTAGAGGCCTACCAGAACTGTCTTCCTAAGATCCAGCTGTATGGTCCTACCAACATCGCTCCCATCATCCAGAAAGTGGCTTCCTCAGCCTCGGAGGAGATGCACACCAAGGAGgcaatg GAGTACTTCATCCTCCTTATTTTGACCGACGGTGTAATCACTGACATGGCCGACACGCGTGAGGCCATTGTGCACGCGTCCCACCTGCCCATGTCCGTCATCATCGTTGGCGTGGGCAACGCCGACTTCACAGACATGCAGATGCTGGACGGGGACGATGGGATCCTGCGCTCGCCCAAGGGAGAGCCCGTGCTGAGAGACATCGTCCAGTTCGTCCCTTTCAAGGACTTCAagcat AGAGGATTAGAGGGACAAAGGTTCTCtgtgacaggcagagaggaggataaCAGGTAG